A genomic stretch from Brachyhypopomus gauderio isolate BG-103 unplaced genomic scaffold, BGAUD_0.2 sc43, whole genome shotgun sequence includes:
- the ndufaf1 gene encoding complex I intermediate-associated protein 30, mitochondrial — translation MSLSRTLLKAPIGACDIFSRRLEPNLSRVVTLSSRTFREGDYRRPGQPPDTRWPWQKISFDFSKGVEGIRKHFGLLKDEFISHWSGPEGRSLMENMLEQTRVLWEFRGPESLHRWVVSSDREIGGRSEAYVRLGRNNSTCLLYGTLCSVPPRDGETRYSGYCTLRSKQRLASFDRKKHFDLTNFNTLHLRIRGDGRPWMVNISAETYFSHQRDDMYSFFLYTRGGPYWQDVKIPFSKFFLSSRGRIQDDQHELWLDKVNTIGFTLGDKADGPFQLEIDFIAVCNDSAHTENFAYELYKRNPEV, via the exons ATGTCCTTGTCAAGGACATTACTCAAAGCTCCAATAGGAGCGTGTGACATTTTTAGCAGACGGTTGGAGCCCAACTTGTCTCGCGTCGTAACTCTGAGCAGCAGGACCTTTCGTGAAGGAGACTACAGGAGACCTGGCCAGCCTCCTGACACTCGATGGCCGTGGCAGAAGATCAGCTTTGACTTCTCGAAGGGCGTAGAGGGGATACGCAAGCACTTTGGGCTGCTGAAGGACGAGTTTATCAGCCACTGGTCGGGACCCGAGGGCCGGTCGCTGATGGAGAACATGCTGGAGCAGACACGGGTGTTGTGGGAGTTTCGCGGGCCGGAGTCTCTCCATCGGTGGGTGGTGTCTTCGGATCGGGAGATAGGGGGGCGCAGCGAAGCGTACGTCCGGCTGGGTAGGAATAACTCCACGTGTCTGCTGTACGGGACTCTGTGTTCGGTTCCACCGCGGGACGGGGAGACGCGCTACAGTGGCTACTGCACGTTACGCTCCAAGCAGCGGCTG GCCTCATTTGACAGGAAGAAGCACTTTGATTTGACGAACTTTAACACGCTGCACTTGCGTATCCGTGGAGATGGCAGACCATGGATGGTAAATATTTCAGCAGAGACGTACTTCTCTCATCAGAGAGACGACATGTACAGTTTCTTCCTGTACACACGAGGTGGTCCGTATTGGCAGGACGTGAAG ATCCCATTCTCAAAGTTTTTTCTTTCAAGTCGTGGAAGAATACAGGATGATCAACACGAACTCTGGCTGGATAAG GTGAACACCATTGGATTCACACTGGGAGATAAAGCTGACGGACCATTTCAGCTGGAGATAGACTTCATTGCTGTGTGTAATGACAGTGCTCACACTGAGAATTTTGCATATGAACTTTACAAGAGGAACCCAGAGGTGTGA
- the nusap1 gene encoding nucleolar and spindle-associated protein 1, translated as MDLDALKYADLRQLAKSVGLKANMKAEKLLKALKAHFEQEDSENGNNVSSGDSQTPIHAVEEPVQTSAHVTKRRTARRDRSQIDKRKRSNDGGADTSTKLQEIPAVDDAKSAGDEDERKNSKRRKVFSAKDTEIPTSSEQPESKPPKGVTKNTAGKIPRHEGLMMKMKKTPLKPTTPNFKKLHEAHFSKMESIDSYVQRRNKQKEELKNSKELKHKLPVRHAVLFSPGVQVNPAPDKRKLTRASAGKTVSKDKPGVFKPSVLSANKINVRFSQATQDNEHKGSLVKTPARMSPLVPPTPTPGRTPEARVRAVASAATVNKTPRLSAFVFTGISTTPATNKKSFDLKASLSRPLNYKPHKGKLKPFGVTQENEALDKSQQLPSHQKNYKRHQVQTREERRVRHTEDRKQKKEKMLGAKRGLVMT; from the exons ATGGATTTAGACGCTCTTAAATATGCAGACTTGCGACAGCTTGCCAAGAGTGTTGGTTTAAAAGCGAACATGAAG GCTGAGAAGCTACTGAAGGCACTGAAGGCGCATTTTGAGCAGGAGGACTCTGAGAAT GGAAATAACGTCTCCTCGGGCGATTCACAAACCCCAATACACGCGGTGGAAGAGCCCGTACAGACGAGCGCTCATGTCACCAAGCGCCGGACTGCGAGGCGTGATAGGAGCCAGATCGACAAGAGGAAGCGCTCTAATGACGGAGGTGCAGATACCTCTACTAAACTGCAAGAGATCCCAGCTGTG GATGATGCCAAGTCTGCTGGGGATGAAGACGAAAGAAAGAACTCCAAAAGGAGGAAGGTGTTCTCTGCTAAGGACACTGAGATTCCCACTTCATCTGAGCAGCCAGAGAGTAAGCCTCCTAAAG GTGTGACCAAAAACACTGCTGGTAAAATTCCTCGCCACGAGGGtctgatgatgaagatgaagaagacTCCTCTGAAGCCTACCACGCCCA ACTTCAAGAAGCTCCATGAAGCACACTTCAGCAAGATGGAGTCCATTGACTCTTACGTGCAGCGGAGGAACAAGCAGAAGGAGGAGCTCAAGAACTCCAAGGAGCTGAAG caCAAGCTGCCTGTCAGGCATGCTGTGCTGTTCAGCCCAGGTGTACAGGTGAATCCAGCTCCAGACAAACGCAAGCTCACCCGTGCTTCTGCCGGCAAGACTGTATCGAAAGACAAACCAGGCGTGTTCAAGCCGAGTGTCCTTTCGGCCAACAAGATCAACGTCAG GTTTTCACAGGCTACACAGGACAACGAGCATAAGGGTTCTCTGGTGAAGACGCCAGCCCGCATGTCACCCCTGGTCccgcccacacccacaccaggcAGGACGCCTGAAGCGCGCGTCAGGGCCGTGGCCAGCGCAGCAACCGTCAACAAAACGCCAA GATTGTCAGCGTTTGTCTTCACTGGAATATCAACCACGCCAGCAACCAACAAGAAGTCATTTGATCTGAAGGCCAGTCTGTCTCGCCCCCTCAACTACAAGCCCCACAAGG GAAAGTTGAAGCCCTTTGGAGTAACGCAGGAAAACGAAGCCCTGGACAAATCTCAGCAGCTTCCATCGCACCAGAAAAACTACAAACGGCACCAGGTGCAGACAAG AGAGGAGCGTCGCGTCAGGCACACAGAGGACAGGAAGCAGAAGAAGGAGAAGATGCTTGGTGCCAAACGTGGGCTCGTCATGACTTAA
- the oip5 gene encoding protein Mis18-beta — MSRRKPSFETEQCDSTHSSVIEDQLRVVEGTDKMINYHNCSVLLCARCNLVLCDSLGVCGEATNIKSIVCLKVTKDVNVKEKLEVCMDGPLTFCTYKVIECVGCRRVVGVVLHSTPQHLSSLRSLFLLRKEVLNCYLLKNGTVIKASKISFENRPLKRSITELRDSLKAQLKQVDLLKGMLGEMSTDRTDKARF, encoded by the exons ATGTCTCGCAGAAAACCCAGTTTTGAAACCGAGCAGTGCGATAGCACCCATAGCAGCGTAATAGAGGACCAGTTAAGAGTTGTGGAGGGCACAGACAAAATGATCAACTATCACAATTGCAGCGTTTTGCTTTGCGCGAGATGCAATTTGGTGTTGTGTGACTCGCTAGGGGTTTGTGGGGAGGCCACGAATATCAAATCCATCGTTTGTCTTA AGGTCACTAAGGATGTGAACGTCAAAGAAAAACTGGAGGTGTGCATGGATGGTCCTCTTACCTTTTG CACGTATAAAGTCATCGAATGTGTTGGCTGTCGTCGTGTGGTGGGCGTCGTCCTTCATTCCACACCTCAGCATTTGTCTTCCTTGAGGAGCCTCTTCCTCTTACGAAAAGAAGTGCTAAATTG cTACCTGTTGAAAAATGGCACAGTGATTAAAGCTTCCAAAATCAGCTTTGAAAACAGACCTCTGAAAAGATCTATCACTGAG CTGAGGGACAGTCTGAAAGCTCAGCTGAAGCAAGTGGACCTCCTGAAAGGCATGCTGGGAGAGATGAGTACTGACAGAACGGACAAGGCCAGATTCTGA
- the tmem39b gene encoding transmembrane protein 39B: protein MAGGRRGANRTTYCRSALGSETGAVNNGNHSTSSPVTGVRSRTRNGSGTGIPSPPLATQTVVPLKHCKIPELSVDRNILFELHLFFCHLIALFVHYVNIYKTVWWYPPSHPPSHTSLNFHLIDYNMLAFTIIVLARRLVAAIVKEASQSGKFSFPHSIFLVTARFAVLTLTGWSLCRSFIHLFRTYSVLSLLFLCYPFGMYIPFFRPGCDLRRAGPLSPVATVAAKDTGGGGGGRDYLSVLKETWKQHTSQLYTHQPMPTHACCLSPDLIRKEVELLKMDFNWRMKEVLVSSMLSAYYIAFVPVWFVKSTQYVDKRWSCELFILVSVSTSVILMRHLLPPRYCDLLHKAAAHLGCWQKVDPSLCSNVLQHIWTEEYIWPKGVLVKHNKNVFKAMGHYNVAVPSDVSHYRFYFFFNKPLRILNILIILEGAMIFYQLYSLMCSEKWYQTISLALILFSNYYAFFKLLRDRIVLGKAYAYTGSSDHKVS from the exons ATGGCAGGTGGAAGGAGAGGAGCAAACCGAACAACGTACTGTCGCTCTGCGctgggcagtgagacaggagccgTCAACAATGGCAACCACTCCACCAGCTCACCTGTGACCGGTGTGAGGTCAAGGACAAG GAACGGTTCCGGGACCGGGATTCCCAGCCCTCCGCTGGCCACGCAGACGGTGGTGCCGTTGAAGCACTGCAAGATTCCGGAGCTTTCCGTGGACaggaacatcctgtttgaacTGCATCTCTTCTTCTGCCACCTCATAGCACTCTTCGTGCACTACGTGAACATCTACAAGACGGTGTGGTGGTATCCTCCCTCGCACCCGCCTTCACACACCTCGCTG AACTTCCATCTGATTGATTACAACATGCTGGCGTTCACCATCATCGTGCTGGCCCGCAGACTGGTGGCAGCCATAGTGAAAGAG GCGTCTCAGAGTGGGAAGTTCTCCTTCCCTCACTCCATCTTCCTGGTGACGGCCCGCTTTGCCGTGTTGACCCTCACCGGCTGGAGTCTGTGCCGATCTTTCATACACCTCTTCAGAACATACTCGGTTCTCAGCCTGCTCTTCCTCTGCTACCC GTTTGGAATGTACATCCCGTTCTTCCGGCCCGGATGTGACCTGCGGAGGGCTGGGCCTCTTTCCCCCGTTGCCACGGTTGCTGCCAAGGACACGGGGGGTGGCGGTGGTGGGCGGGACTACCTGTCCGTGCTGAAGGAGACGTGGAAGCAGCACACCAGCCAGCTGTACACCCACCAGCCCATGCCTACACACGCCTGCTGCCTCTCGCCCGACCTCATCCGCAAGGAGGTGGAGCTCCTGAAGATGGACTTCAACTGGCGTATGAAGGAGGTCCTGGTCAGCTCCATGCTGAGCGCCTACTACATCGCCTTTGTGCCCGTCTGGTTCGTCAAG AGCACGCAGTACGTGGACAAGCGCTGGTCGTGTGAACTCTTCATCCTCGTCTCCGTCAGCACCTCCGTGATCCTGATGCGTCACCTGCTGCCACCACGTTACTGCGACCTGCTCCACAAGGCCGCCGCCCACCTGGGCTGCTGGCAGAAGGTTGACCCCTCCCTCTGCTCCAACGTCCTCCAGCACAT ATGGACAGAAGAATACATCTGGCCAAAGGGGGTGCTGGTGAAAcacaataaaaatgtttttaaagccATGGGCCACTATAACGTAGCGGTGCCCTCAGACGTCTCGCATTACCGCTTCTAT TTCTTCTTCAACAAACCTCTCCGAATATTGAACATCCTCATCATTTTGGAAGGAGCGATGATATTTTATCAGCTGTATTCACTTATGTGTTCAGAAAAATGGTACCAGACAATATCATTAGCACTCATCCTTTTCAGTAATTACTATGCTTTCTTCAAACTCCTCAGAGACAGAATAGTGTTGGGGAAGGCCTACGCATATACTGGGTCCTCGGATCACAAGGTCAGCTAA